A window of Desulfobacterales bacterium contains these coding sequences:
- the rplK gene encoding 50S ribosomal protein L11, producing the protein MAKKVIAQVKLQVVAGKANPSPPIGPALGQHGVNIMDFCKAFNARTANDEGMIIPVVLTVYQDKSFTFITKTPPAAVLLKKAAGIAKGAGDPKAEKVGQVTRDQVEEIAKQKMPDLNAVDMESAFKIIAGTARSMGLEVV; encoded by the coding sequence ATGGCGAAAAAAGTAATCGCGCAGGTCAAACTACAGGTAGTAGCCGGCAAGGCGAATCCATCCCCCCCCATCGGACCGGCGCTGGGTCAGCACGGGGTCAATATCATGGATTTCTGCAAGGCGTTTAACGCCCGCACAGCCAATGATGAGGGGATGATTATACCTGTTGTTCTGACGGTTTATCAGGATAAGTCCTTTACGTTTATCACCAAAACCCCGCCTGCGGCTGTTTTATTGAAAAAAGCGGCGGGAATTGCTAAAGGCGCCGGGGATCCAAAGGCGGAAAAGGTTGGTCAAGTCACCCGGGATCAGGTTGAGGAAATTGCCAAGCAGAAAATGCCGGATTTGAATGCCGTCGATATGGAAAGCGCCTTTAAAATCATAGCGGGAACAGCCAGAAGCATGGGGCTTGAGGTTGTTTAA
- the rpmG gene encoding 50S ribosomal protein L33 — protein MKVNITLACNECKRRNYSTTKNKRTKPDKLEFKKYCRFCQKHTPHRETK, from the coding sequence GTGAAAGTTAATATCACGCTCGCTTGCAATGAATGCAAGCGCAGAAATTACTCGACAACAAAGAACAAACGAACCAAGCCGGATAAGCTGGAATTTAAAAAGTACTGCAGGTTCTGCCAGAAGCACACCCCGCACCGGGAGACCAAGTAA
- the rplL gene encoding 50S ribosomal protein L7/L12, whose translation MADISKDDVIEFIANMSVLELSELIKELEDKFGVSAAAPVAMAGAPAAGGGEAAPAEEEKTEFDVVLTGAGDKKIQVIKEVRAITGLGLKEAKALVEEAPKPVKEGIVKEDADKIKEQLEGAGATVEVK comes from the coding sequence ATGGCAGATATCAGTAAAGACGATGTCATTGAATTCATCGCAAACATGTCGGTTCTGGAACTCTCGGAGCTGATCAAGGAGTTGGAAGATAAATTCGGCGTATCCGCAGCCGCCCCGGTGGCGATGGCCGGTGCCCCGGCAGCGGGCGGGGGCGAGGCAGCCCCGGCTGAAGAGGAAAAGACCGAATTTGATGTGGTTCTGACCGGCGCCGGTGACAAGAAAATCCAGGTTATTAAAGAGGTGCGGGCCATCACCGGGCTGGGTCTGAAAGAAGCCAAGGCCCTGGTCGAAGAGGCGCCCAAGCCGGTTAAAGAAGGCATTGTTAAAGAAGATGCCGACAAAATCAAAGAGCAGCTTGAAGGGGCCGGCGCTACCGTCGAGGTGAAGTAG
- the rplJ gene encoding 50S ribosomal protein L10 codes for MRFEDKKKLVDELAEKFSRTAIVIATDYKGLNVVKMNELRRRLGEADVEYQVVKNRLLKRASDNTDVAMMTEHFQGPTAIALGYDDPVKPAKALINFAKDNEKLEIKGGVMGGRALDFNAIKSLSDMPSREVLLSQVLSAMNAVPTGLVRALNNVPERLVYALQAIRDQREAA; via the coding sequence TTGCGGTTTGAAGATAAAAAAAAGCTCGTCGATGAACTGGCGGAAAAGTTCTCGCGTACAGCGATCGTGATTGCCACGGACTATAAGGGTCTAAACGTGGTCAAGATGAATGAATTGCGCCGCAGGTTGGGCGAAGCCGACGTTGAATACCAGGTGGTCAAGAACCGCCTGCTGAAGCGGGCGTCTGACAATACCGATGTGGCCATGATGACGGAGCATTTCCAGGGTCCAACCGCCATCGCGCTGGGCTATGATGATCCGGTCAAGCCGGCCAAAGCCCTGATCAATTTCGCCAAGGACAATGAAAAGCTTGAGATCAAGGGCGGCGTCATGGGCGGCAGGGCACTGGATTTTAATGCCATCAAAAGCCTTTCGGATATGCCTTCCCGTGAGGTCCTGCTCAGCCAGGTGCTCTCAGCAATGAATGCCGTTCCGACCGGCCTGGTCAGAGCCTTAAACAATGTGCCTGAGCGGCTTGTCTATGCCCTGCAGGCGATCCGGGATCAGCGGGAGGCAGCATAG
- the secE gene encoding preprotein translocase subunit SecE yields MARLQKRKPVTKKKKPRQSESGETAGENQTGGRAAPPTGTGGPGAGERAKDKKPNRALSAKKVSPAGQSAILRLIDRYFGNWIQFLREVKIELSKVTWPTRKQIIGSTVVVIVFVFIIAMFLGLVDIGLSSIIRVIL; encoded by the coding sequence ATGGCGCGTTTACAAAAAAGGAAACCAGTTACAAAAAAAAAGAAACCCCGTCAGTCGGAGTCCGGCGAAACTGCCGGAGAAAATCAGACCGGGGGCCGGGCTGCGCCACCCACAGGGACCGGCGGACCGGGTGCCGGTGAACGGGCAAAAGATAAAAAGCCGAACCGGGCGTTATCCGCAAAAAAGGTTTCACCGGCAGGCCAGTCAGCCATTCTGCGGCTGATTGACAGGTATTTTGGCAACTGGATTCAATTTTTACGGGAAGTTAAAATTGAGCTGAGCAAAGTGACCTGGCCGACACGGAAGCAAATCATCGGCTCAACAGTTGTGGTGATTGTTTTTGTTTTTATCATTGCGATGTTTCTCGGTTTGGTGGATATCGGGCTGTCCAGTATCATACGGGTTATTCTGTAA
- the tuf gene encoding elongation factor Tu: MSKKKFERTKPHVNVGTIGHIDHGKTTLTAAITKHCGLRGLAEYVAFDKIDKAPEEKARGITISTAHVEYQTKNRHYAHVDCPGHADYIKNMITGAAQMDGAILVVGADDGPMPQTREHILLARQVGVPQIVVFLNKCDMVDDEELIELVELELRELLSSYDFPGDDTPIVRGSALKALESEDADGAETKCIWELMDAIDDFIPEPERDVDKPFLMPVEDVFSISGRGTVVTGRVERGVVKVNDKVEIVGFGETINTTCTGVEMFRKILDQGQAGDNVGLLLRGIKRDDVERGQVVAAPKSITPHTRFEAEVYVLSKDEGGRHTPFFSGYRPQFYFRTTDVTGVLTLPEGVEMVMPGDNVKIKAELITPIAMEKELRFAIREGGRTVGAGVVSDIIE, encoded by the coding sequence ATGTCAAAGAAGAAGTTTGAGCGGACGAAGCCGCACGTAAACGTAGGGACGATCGGCCACATCGACCACGGCAAGACGACCTTGACCGCAGCGATCACCAAGCACTGCGGATTAAGGGGGCTGGCCGAGTACGTGGCGTTTGACAAGATCGACAAGGCGCCTGAGGAGAAGGCGCGGGGGATCACGATTTCCACGGCGCACGTGGAGTATCAGACGAAAAACCGGCATTATGCGCACGTGGACTGTCCGGGCCACGCGGACTACATCAAGAATATGATCACGGGTGCCGCGCAGATGGACGGGGCGATCCTGGTGGTTGGCGCAGACGACGGCCCGATGCCGCAGACGCGGGAGCATATCCTTTTGGCGCGTCAGGTGGGTGTGCCGCAGATTGTGGTATTTTTGAACAAGTGCGACATGGTGGATGACGAGGAGTTAATCGAGCTGGTGGAGCTGGAGCTTCGCGAGCTGTTGAGTTCATATGATTTTCCGGGCGATGACACGCCGATTGTCCGTGGCAGCGCATTAAAGGCGCTGGAGTCAGAGGATGCGGACGGAGCGGAGACCAAGTGCATCTGGGAGCTGATGGATGCGATCGATGATTTTATCCCGGAGCCGGAGCGGGATGTGGACAAGCCCTTCCTGATGCCGGTGGAGGATGTGTTCTCGATTTCCGGCCGTGGCACGGTGGTCACGGGCCGTGTGGAGCGCGGGGTTGTCAAGGTCAACGACAAGGTGGAGATCGTGGGATTTGGCGAGACGATCAACACGACCTGCACGGGCGTTGAGATGTTCAGAAAGATTCTGGACCAAGGCCAGGCCGGAGATAACGTGGGGCTTTTGCTGCGCGGGATCAAGCGAGACGATGTGGAGCGTGGCCAGGTGGTGGCCGCCCCGAAATCGATCACGCCGCACACGCGGTTTGAGGCCGAGGTCTACGTCCTGAGCAAGGATGAGGGGGGTCGTCACACGCCGTTTTTCAGCGGATACCGGCCGCAGTTTTATTTCCGTACCACGGACGTGACCGGTGTATTGACGCTTCCGGAAGGCGTTGAGATGGTGATGCCGGGCGATAACGTAAAGATCAAGGCGGAGCTGATCACACCGATAGCGATGGAGAAAGAGCTCCGGTTTGCGATCCGTGAAGGGGGCCGGACAGTCGGTGCCGGCGTCGTCAGTGACATCATCGAATAA
- a CDS encoding LysM peptidoglycan-binding domain-containing protein: MPHLKFNTAGISRHWLLIIALLLFMLAGCTSFPIQTGNSNPSDGQNNSNNTSSKADDPGQTAFNPQDEIPTAEILAYANTDAADDLDPVPIDEDLSDKPEDQPPGAEDEDDTEAEILAQIEQALDYYQASQDFWQQGELENALHALDQAYEQIIRVDPGDFPKLVQQKDDLRYMISKRILEIYASRHTTAKGNHNAIPHAMNEHIKKQVEFFTQGRGRQFFINSYKRSGRYRPYILEALEEEGLPEELSWLPLVESGFKVRALSRARALGLWQFITSTGYKFGLERNQYIDERLDPYKSTHAAIAYLKELHSIFGDWTTCLAAYNCGENRVLRTIKNQNINYLDNFWDLYRLLPGETARYVPKFMATLHIIDNLEKYNMADIELDPPVRYETVSIKKQAYLKDIAEAIGTKKDVLLDLNPELRYKLLPEDKYALKIPPGRKDTLLAKLEHIPEFTQTAPGIVYHRVRPGETLSTIASRYHTTVKQIAFYNNIRSTNYIVAGKILKIPQSSKIGGGSAEAKLKIITYKVRRGDSLWTLAKRYHTTTRKIQELNDLKSVNLQIGQTLKIPSGYEYSMNVYRVKSGDSPIKIAKRHDMDLDYFLKVNNLTQKSMIYPGQKVFVK, encoded by the coding sequence ATGCCGCATTTGAAGTTCAATACCGCCGGGATCTCCCGGCACTGGCTGTTAATTATAGCGCTATTGTTATTTATGCTGGCCGGATGCACCAGCTTCCCTATTCAAACCGGGAACAGCAATCCATCAGACGGCCAAAATAATTCAAATAACACTTCAAGCAAAGCCGATGATCCGGGCCAAACCGCATTCAACCCCCAAGACGAGATACCGACGGCCGAGATCCTGGCCTATGCAAACACGGATGCCGCGGATGATCTGGACCCGGTCCCCATTGACGAAGACCTTTCGGATAAACCCGAAGATCAACCCCCAGGGGCCGAAGACGAAGACGATACCGAGGCTGAAATCCTTGCACAAATTGAGCAGGCGCTGGATTATTACCAGGCTTCCCAGGATTTCTGGCAGCAGGGAGAGCTTGAAAACGCCCTTCACGCCCTTGACCAGGCCTATGAACAGATAATCCGTGTGGACCCCGGAGATTTTCCCAAACTCGTCCAGCAGAAGGATGACCTGCGGTACATGATTTCCAAGCGGATACTGGAAATCTATGCCTCCCGGCACACCACGGCCAAAGGCAATCACAACGCCATTCCCCATGCAATGAATGAACATATCAAAAAACAGGTTGAGTTTTTCACCCAGGGAAGAGGCCGGCAATTTTTCATCAACTCCTATAAACGCTCCGGCAGATACCGGCCCTATATTCTGGAGGCATTAGAAGAAGAAGGATTGCCGGAAGAGCTTTCCTGGCTTCCCCTTGTTGAAAGCGGCTTTAAGGTAAGAGCCCTCTCAAGAGCCCGTGCTTTAGGACTCTGGCAGTTTATCACATCCACTGGCTACAAATTCGGGCTTGAACGCAATCAATACATTGATGAACGGCTGGACCCTTACAAATCTACGCATGCGGCCATTGCCTACCTTAAAGAGCTCCATTCCATTTTCGGGGATTGGACCACGTGTCTTGCCGCCTATAACTGCGGCGAAAATCGGGTTTTGCGAACCATTAAAAATCAGAACATTAACTATCTGGACAATTTCTGGGATCTATACCGCCTTTTGCCCGGTGAAACGGCGCGCTATGTGCCCAAATTCATGGCGACCCTGCATATTATCGATAACCTGGAAAAATACAACATGGCCGATATTGAGCTCGATCCGCCGGTTCGATACGAAACGGTCAGTATTAAAAAGCAGGCCTATCTAAAAGATATTGCCGAAGCCATTGGGACAAAAAAAGATGTTTTACTCGATCTTAACCCGGAGTTAAGGTATAAGCTGCTGCCTGAAGACAAATATGCGTTAAAAATTCCGCCTGGCAGGAAAGACACCCTGCTTGCGAAACTCGAGCATATTCCGGAATTTACCCAGACCGCCCCGGGTATCGTGTATCACCGCGTCCGGCCCGGCGAAACCCTTTCCACCATCGCCAGCCGGTACCATACAACCGTCAAGCAGATCGCGTTTTACAACAATATCCGCAGTACCAACTATATAGTGGCCGGCAAGATTTTAAAGATTCCGCAGTCCAGCAAAATCGGTGGCGGCAGTGCGGAGGCCAAACTCAAAATCATTACCTATAAAGTCCGGCGGGGCGATTCCTTATGGACCCTGGCCAAGCGCTATCACACCACCACCAGGAAAATTCAGGAGCTAAATGATTTAAAAAGTGTCAACCTGCAGATCGGTCAGACATTAAAAATACCGTCCGGCTATGAGTACAGCATGAATGTCTACAGGGTCAAATCCGGGGATTCGCCGATTAAAATTGCTAAACGGCATGATATGGATCTGGATTATTTTTTGAAGGTCAACAATCTGACCCAAAAAAGTATGATCTATCCCGGCCAAAAAGTCTTTGTCAAATAG
- the rplA gene encoding 50S ribosomal protein L1 translates to MHKRGKKYRSAKANIEPDQRFTFREAIEGALNASFVKFDETVDMAVKLGVDPRHADQMVRGSVVLPNGIGKEVRVLVFAKGEKEKEAREAGADYVGAEELVDQIKSGWLEFDKAVATPDMMGAVGKIGKILGPRGMMPNAKTGTVTFELEKAINELKAGKIDFRVDKGGIVHAPMGKVSFGPDKIQDNIGTFIDTLVRMKPAASKGTYIRSIAISTTMGPSFKVDPAYVKEIVK, encoded by the coding sequence ATGCATAAACGGGGAAAAAAATATAGAAGTGCGAAGGCCAATATTGAGCCTGATCAGCGGTTTACGTTCCGGGAGGCCATTGAGGGAGCGCTGAACGCATCGTTTGTCAAGTTTGATGAAACTGTGGATATGGCCGTCAAGCTTGGTGTGGATCCGCGGCATGCCGATCAAATGGTTCGCGGTTCAGTGGTGCTGCCCAACGGCATCGGCAAGGAGGTTCGCGTTCTGGTGTTTGCCAAGGGCGAAAAAGAAAAAGAGGCCCGTGAGGCTGGCGCGGATTATGTCGGCGCTGAGGAGCTGGTTGACCAGATCAAGAGCGGCTGGCTGGAATTTGACAAGGCCGTGGCGACACCGGACATGATGGGTGCGGTCGGCAAAATCGGTAAAATTTTGGGCCCGCGCGGCATGATGCCGAATGCCAAAACCGGCACTGTCACTTTTGAGCTGGAAAAGGCCATCAATGAGCTAAAGGCCGGTAAAATCGATTTCCGTGTGGATAAGGGCGGTATCGTGCATGCGCCCATGGGCAAAGTGTCTTTTGGGCCGGATAAGATCCAGGATAACATTGGCACTTTCATCGATACCCTGGTCCGAATGAAACCGGCCGCCAGTAAAGGCACCTATATTCGCAGCATCGCTATATCCACCACCATGGGCCCGAGCTTTAAAGTCGATCCGGCGTACGTCAAAGAGATCGTAAAATAG
- the rpoB gene encoding DNA-directed RNA polymerase subunit beta, whose translation MTENPPKYKRIRKSFGQIKSIVDIPDLIGMQRESYQRFLQMDVAPEAREDIGLQAVFNSVFPIKDFTGIASLEFVSYHFGEVKHSVGECVNRGMTYEIALRIRVRLVVYDVDKGSGVPNIRDIKEQEIYFGTLPLMTEKGTFIINGTERAVVSQLHRSSGVFFDHDKGRTHSSGKIIYTARIIPVRGSWIDMEIDPKDIVHIRIDRRRKFPVTLLFKALGFTDDDILSYFYDKEKICIKNKKFLRELNFDFLKGQRPTADVVNPETGEVVVRKGRMFTKRAVRELQAAGVELIPMTREDLAGRVIAAEVEDPQTGEIVAKSNDALDEKLLEQIMDAGIKEFDVLFMEGPYASNAIQKTLAVDKVETKEEALLDIYRRLRPGNPATPEVAQDFIDHLFFKTAYYDLSSVGRLKINHRLGIETPLDIRILRKEDILLTAKTLVELRDTQGAVDDIDHLGNRRVRAVGELLENQYRIGLVRMERAIKERMSMQEVDALMPNDLVNPKPVSAVVKEFFGTSQLSQFLDQTNPLSETTHKRRLSALGPGGLTRDRAGFEVRDVHPSHYGRICPIETPEGPNIGLIVSLSTYARVNEYGFIETPYRVVKNATLTNEVRMLSAFEEQDHPIAQANAPVNEKNEFVNPLVISRVEGEFMQIGREQIELMDISPNQLVSASASLIPFLENDDANRALMGSNMMRQSVPLLQTSAPLVGTGNEGVVARDSGVAIVAKRAGRVANVDAARIVLKHEPSGDPSDKGVTIYNLSKFVRSNQNTCFNQRPIVSKGEWVNAGDVIADGPATDQGELALGKNVTVAFMSWGGYNFEDSILVSDRLVKDGVFSSVHIEEFEVLARDTKLGKEEITRDIPNVGEEALKDLDDCGIIRLGAEIGPGDILVGKVTPKGETQLSPEEKLLRAIFGEKAGEVKDTSLRVPPSVSGIVIDAKVFSRRGVDKDDRSRAIEGEEIAFLEKDRDDEISIIAETARREIGNLISGKQLSADFTDGKKVLYPKDTRIDPQQLAEVPLAKFESLSLKDAKTNEKVQEIVSRYREQVEMARQAFDNQVSAIERGDDLPPGVIKMIKVYVAMKRKLSVGDKMAGRHGNKGVVSRLLPEEDLPYFEDGRAVDMVLNPLGVPSRMNVGQILEIHLGRAASGLGDQINELVKAAKTEELRKKFKAIFSDEKARKDLDEMPEASLLEFADNYTEGVHMTTPVFDGAREEEIKSLLTEAGLSQTGQATLFDGRTGEPFDGKITVGAKYMLKLHHLVDDKLHARSIGPYSLVTQQPLGGKAQFGGQRLGEMEVWAMEAYGAAHALQEFLTVKSDDMAGRTRMYEKIVKGQNVFEPGLPESFRVLTKELQSLGLDINLIEDKE comes from the coding sequence ATGACAGAGAACCCGCCGAAATATAAACGCATCAGGAAAAGTTTCGGTCAGATCAAATCCATCGTCGACATCCCGGATTTGATCGGGATGCAGCGTGAGTCCTATCAGCGCTTCCTGCAGATGGATGTGGCCCCGGAAGCGCGGGAGGATATCGGGCTGCAGGCAGTCTTTAATTCCGTTTTTCCCATTAAGGATTTTACCGGCATCGCTTCCCTGGAATTCGTATCCTATCATTTCGGCGAAGTGAAGCATTCGGTGGGTGAATGCGTTAACCGCGGGATGACCTATGAAATCGCGCTGCGCATCCGGGTCCGGCTGGTGGTCTATGATGTGGACAAAGGCTCAGGTGTGCCCAATATCCGGGATATCAAGGAGCAGGAGATTTATTTCGGCACCCTGCCGCTGATGACCGAGAAGGGCACGTTCATTATTAACGGCACGGAGCGGGCTGTGGTCAGCCAGCTCCATCGCTCTTCCGGCGTGTTTTTCGATCACGATAAGGGGCGGACCCATTCCAGCGGCAAGATTATTTATACCGCCCGTATTATTCCTGTGCGCGGCTCCTGGATCGATATGGAAATCGATCCCAAGGACATCGTCCACATCCGGATTGACCGGCGGCGCAAGTTTCCGGTGACCCTTTTATTTAAGGCGCTCGGGTTTACGGATGACGATATCCTGTCCTATTTCTACGATAAAGAAAAAATTTGTATTAAAAACAAAAAGTTTTTAAGGGAACTCAATTTCGACTTTCTCAAAGGCCAGCGCCCCACCGCGGATGTGGTCAATCCCGAAACCGGGGAAGTGGTGGTCCGCAAAGGACGGATGTTCACCAAACGGGCGGTTCGCGAACTCCAGGCGGCCGGCGTGGAATTGATCCCCATGACCCGGGAGGATCTGGCCGGCCGGGTCATTGCCGCGGAGGTTGAAGATCCGCAGACCGGCGAGATTGTCGCCAAATCCAATGATGCCCTGGATGAAAAACTGCTTGAGCAGATTATGGATGCCGGCATTAAAGAATTTGATGTGCTTTTCATGGAAGGGCCGTATGCCAGTAATGCCATACAGAAAACCCTGGCGGTGGACAAAGTGGAGACCAAAGAAGAGGCGCTCCTTGATATCTACCGGCGGCTTAGGCCCGGTAATCCGGCCACGCCCGAGGTGGCCCAGGATTTCATCGATCATCTGTTTTTTAAAACCGCCTATTACGATCTATCAAGCGTCGGCCGCTTAAAGATCAATCACCGGCTGGGCATTGAGACGCCCCTTGATATAAGGATTCTGAGGAAAGAAGACATCCTGCTGACCGCCAAAACGCTGGTGGAGCTGAGAGATACCCAGGGCGCGGTCGATGACATTGATCATCTCGGTAACCGCCGCGTCCGCGCAGTGGGCGAACTGCTGGAGAACCAGTACCGTATCGGACTGGTCCGGATGGAGCGGGCCATTAAAGAGCGCATGAGCATGCAGGAGGTCGATGCCCTGATGCCCAATGATCTGGTCAACCCCAAGCCGGTCTCGGCCGTGGTCAAGGAGTTTTTCGGTACCAGTCAGCTCTCCCAGTTTCTGGATCAGACCAATCCATTGTCTGAAACGACGCATAAAAGGCGGCTTTCCGCCCTTGGGCCGGGCGGCCTGACGCGGGACCGGGCGGGCTTTGAGGTGCGTGACGTGCATCCGTCCCATTACGGCCGGATTTGTCCGATTGAAACCCCTGAAGGGCCGAACATCGGACTGATCGTATCGCTTTCGACCTATGCCCGGGTCAATGAATACGGGTTTATCGAAACCCCCTACCGGGTGGTTAAAAATGCGACACTCACCAACGAGGTCCGCATGCTTTCTGCATTTGAGGAGCAGGATCACCCCATCGCCCAGGCCAATGCGCCGGTAAACGAGAAGAACGAATTCGTCAATCCCCTGGTCATCTCCCGGGTGGAGGGCGAGTTCATGCAGATAGGCCGGGAGCAGATTGAGCTGATGGATATTTCCCCCAATCAGCTGGTCAGCGCCTCTGCCTCCTTGATTCCGTTTCTGGAAAATGACGACGCCAACCGGGCGCTCATGGGATCGAACATGATGCGCCAGTCCGTGCCCCTTTTGCAGACCAGCGCACCGCTGGTTGGCACCGGCAATGAAGGCGTTGTGGCAAGGGACTCCGGGGTGGCCATTGTGGCCAAGCGCGCCGGACGCGTAGCCAATGTGGATGCCGCCCGGATTGTTTTAAAGCATGAGCCCTCCGGTGATCCCAGTGATAAGGGGGTAACCATATACAACCTGTCCAAGTTCGTCCGGTCCAATCAGAATACCTGTTTTAACCAGCGTCCCATCGTCAGCAAGGGCGAATGGGTGAATGCCGGCGATGTTATCGCCGACGGGCCGGCCACTGACCAGGGGGAGCTGGCATTGGGCAAAAATGTGACCGTGGCATTCATGTCCTGGGGTGGCTACAACTTCGAGGACTCGATTCTGGTGAGCGATCGCCTGGTCAAGGACGGGGTGTTTTCATCGGTGCATATTGAAGAGTTTGAAGTCCTGGCCCGGGATACCAAGCTGGGCAAGGAGGAAATTACCCGGGATATTCCCAATGTGGGCGAGGAGGCCCTTAAGGATTTGGATGATTGCGGTATTATCCGCCTGGGCGCCGAGATCGGCCCCGGGGATATCCTGGTCGGTAAAGTCACCCCCAAAGGCGAGACCCAGCTCTCGCCGGAGGAAAAGCTCCTTCGCGCCATATTCGGCGAAAAGGCGGGCGAGGTCAAGGATACCTCACTCCGGGTGCCGCCCAGTGTCAGCGGTATTGTGATCGACGCCAAGGTGTTCTCCCGCCGGGGTGTGGACAAGGATGACCGGTCCCGCGCCATTGAGGGCGAGGAAATTGCGTTTCTGGAAAAAGACCGGGATGACGAGATCAGCATCATCGCTGAGACGGCCAGAAGGGAGATCGGCAATCTGATTTCCGGCAAACAGCTGTCTGCGGATTTTACGGACGGCAAAAAGGTGCTCTATCCCAAGGATACCCGGATTGATCCGCAGCAGCTGGCGGAGGTGCCCCTGGCCAAATTTGAATCCCTGAGCTTAAAAGACGCCAAAACCAATGAAAAGGTTCAGGAGATAGTCTCAAGATACCGGGAGCAGGTGGAAATGGCCCGTCAGGCGTTTGACAATCAGGTCAGCGCCATTGAGCGGGGCGATGACCTGCCGCCCGGGGTCATCAAGATGATCAAGGTCTATGTGGCCATGAAGCGCAAACTCTCGGTGGGCGATAAGATGGCCGGCCGGCACGGCAATAAGGGCGTTGTCTCAAGGCTTTTGCCGGAAGAGGATCTGCCGTATTTCGAAGACGGCCGGGCCGTGGATATGGTGTTAAATCCTTTGGGCGTGCCCTCGCGGATGAATGTGGGCCAGATCCTGGAGATTCATCTCGGCCGGGCGGCCAGCGGGCTGGGCGATCAGATCAATGAACTGGTAAAGGCCGCAAAGACCGAAGAGCTCCGGAAAAAATTCAAGGCCATATTTTCAGATGAAAAGGCCCGGAAGGATCTGGATGAGATGCCCGAGGCGTCGCTGCTTGAATTTGCAGATAATTATACGGAAGGGGTCCATATGACCACGCCGGTTTTTGACGGGGCGCGCGAGGAGGAAATCAAATCGCTGCTAACCGAGGCCGGCCTTAGTCAGACCGGTCAAGCCACGCTTTTTGACGGCCGCACCGGGGAGCCCTTTGACGGCAAGATTACCGTGGGTGCCAAGTATATGCTCAAACTGCATCATCTGGTTGATGATAAACTGCACGCCCGCTCGATTGGACCGTATTCGCTTGTGACTCAGCAGCCGCTCGGTGGCAAGGCGCAGTTTGGCGGCCAGCGTCTGGGTGAAATGGAAGTCTGGGCCATGGAGGCCTATGGGGCCGCCCATGCGCTTCAGGAATTTCTTACCGTCAAATCCGATGATATGGCGGGACGGACCCGGATGTATGAAAAAATTGTAAAAGGTCAGAATGTATTTGAACCCGGGCTGCCCGAATCCTTCCGGGTGCTGACCAAAGAATTACAGAGTCTCGGACTCGACATTAACCTTATTGAGGACAAGGAATAA
- the nusG gene encoding transcription termination/antitermination protein NusG yields MALKWYIIHVYSGFEAKVKKNLEERIAASGFSEKFGEVVVPTEQVVELVKGKRKTSNRKFYPGYILIQMELDEVTWHLVTSTAKITGFLGGREKPVAITDQEAEQILSRMEEGKAHPQPKYYFEPGDEVRVIDGPFTNFNGTVEDVNPEKGKVKVLVSIFGRATPVELDFVQVSKS; encoded by the coding sequence ATGGCGCTGAAGTGGTACATAATTCACGTATATTCCGGTTTTGAGGCCAAGGTGAAGAAAAACCTGGAGGAGCGGATCGCAGCCTCCGGCTTTTCCGAGAAGTTCGGAGAGGTCGTGGTGCCCACTGAGCAGGTAGTGGAACTGGTCAAAGGCAAGCGAAAAACCTCGAACCGTAAATTTTATCCGGGATATATTCTGATCCAGATGGAGCTTGATGAGGTAACCTGGCATTTGGTGACCTCGACGGCCAAGATCACCGGATTTCTCGGCGGCCGGGAAAAACCCGTGGCCATCACCGATCAGGAGGCTGAGCAGATTTTAAGCCGTATGGAAGAGGGCAAGGCCCATCCGCAGCCCAAATACTATTTTGAGCCCGGTGATGAGGTTCGCGTGATTGACGGCCCGTTTACCAATTTCAACGGCACTGTTGAGGATGTCAACCCGGAGAAGGGCAAGGTCAAAGTTCTGGTCAGCATTTTCGGCCGGGCAACCCCTGTTGAACTTGACTTTGTGCAAGTCTCCAAAAGTTAA